In one window of Estrella lausannensis DNA:
- a CDS encoding aminoglycoside phosphotransferase family protein codes for MLADCPPSHYEIQIEKKYHSMEIRAQFVAKAFKTDQGLDSVSLMPLGGGASQSTYLLKSGQHSFVIKLFDDSAPLSDILLIFHSYQKAAEMEIGPSIRWLDVRQKALIMDYIEPRYTPANIKEALAALKIFHRPLRNEPFLTINQRIEEILLRDPDSHTLFHEAYKRMIQIEKAVGPPNAFCHFDFHRNNMIQGHAGVFLIDFDDAGPGHPFYDLAKLTLYGSKESKENILESYLERKPHPEECALFFLMEQTAYLSSASNRYLKWIIGSKTSDPLHCEAITALSLFLENTSKEGFESILKLCFEQRLH; via the coding sequence ATGCTTGCTGATTGCCCCCCTTCCCACTATGAGATTCAAATCGAAAAAAAATACCATTCGATGGAGATAAGAGCGCAATTTGTCGCAAAAGCCTTTAAAACCGATCAAGGTCTCGATAGCGTCTCTTTGATGCCCCTTGGCGGGGGAGCGAGCCAAAGCACCTACCTGCTTAAATCCGGACAACACTCCTTCGTAATCAAACTTTTCGATGATTCAGCCCCTCTCTCCGATATTCTCCTCATCTTCCACTCATACCAGAAAGCGGCGGAGATGGAGATCGGCCCTTCAATCCGGTGGCTTGATGTCAGACAAAAAGCTCTTATCATGGATTATATTGAGCCGAGGTACACCCCTGCTAATATCAAAGAGGCCTTAGCTGCCCTAAAAATTTTTCATCGCCCGCTTAGAAACGAACCCTTTTTAACAATTAACCAAAGAATTGAGGAGATACTCCTCAGAGATCCTGATTCTCACACGCTGTTTCATGAAGCCTATAAACGAATGATTCAGATAGAAAAAGCGGTCGGCCCCCCAAACGCCTTCTGTCATTTCGATTTTCACCGGAATAATATGATACAGGGCCATGCGGGAGTATTCCTGATTGATTTTGATGATGCAGGCCCTGGTCACCCATTCTATGATCTTGCTAAATTGACCTTGTATGGCTCAAAGGAGAGCAAAGAAAACATCCTTGAAAGTTACCTTGAGCGAAAGCCGCATCCGGAGGAGTGCGCCCTCTTTTTTCTTATGGAACAAACGGCCTATCTTTCCTCTGCTTCCAACCGTTACCTCAAATGGATCATTGGAAGTAAGACCTCCGATCCTCTTCATTGTGAAGCTATTACAGCTCTTTCTCTATTCTTAGAAAACACTAGCAAAGAGGGCTTTGAGTCTATTTTAAAACTTTGTTTTGAACAGCGTTTACATTAA
- a CDS encoding adenosine kinase — MSKHSLLTKFVLSCLLLITTAYGKESTNVLGVGAAIVDYLIEVEDDYLFTISGSKGGCELIDYKNFKKILHDNQDRPIRTATGGSGANTVKGLARLNIQSALLGKIGHDEEGMFFLNRVVQMGVIPMLIPCNLQTQQVICLITPDKQRTMRCYLGAGGQFKEADLNKGFFLGFNHVHIEGYALRNGKLVEESLKMAKECGCTTSFDLGCYELAEEFKERILERVLPLVDIVFANKDESFHLTGKFPKAACEDLLAICPTAVVLVGKDGCYVGEKGIVKHCPTNAVSMLDSTGAGDLFASGFLYGYLKGYEGTLSARIGNFLGGSVVQVIGAEIPDERWPGIIREINRIESEGHSLFR; from the coding sequence ATGAGTAAACATTCACTACTTACAAAATTCGTTCTCTCCTGCCTTCTCCTCATCACTACCGCTTATGGAAAAGAGAGTACAAACGTGCTCGGTGTCGGAGCTGCTATTGTCGACTATCTTATCGAAGTGGAAGATGACTACCTTTTCACGATCTCAGGCTCCAAGGGTGGCTGTGAGCTTATCGATTACAAAAATTTTAAAAAGATTCTGCATGACAATCAGGACCGGCCGATCAGAACAGCCACAGGAGGCAGTGGTGCCAACACAGTCAAAGGACTTGCCAGGCTGAATATTCAAAGCGCCCTCTTAGGAAAAATCGGCCATGATGAAGAGGGGATGTTCTTTCTGAATCGTGTCGTTCAGATGGGAGTAATCCCTATGCTCATCCCATGCAATCTCCAAACTCAGCAGGTCATCTGCCTGATCACCCCCGACAAGCAAAGAACGATGCGCTGCTATCTAGGAGCCGGAGGACAATTTAAGGAGGCGGACCTCAACAAGGGCTTCTTTCTTGGCTTCAACCATGTCCACATTGAAGGATACGCACTACGTAACGGGAAGCTTGTTGAAGAGTCACTGAAGATGGCCAAAGAGTGTGGATGCACCACTTCCTTTGACCTTGGGTGCTATGAACTGGCCGAGGAATTTAAAGAGAGGATTCTCGAAAGAGTGCTTCCTCTTGTTGATATCGTGTTTGCCAATAAGGATGAATCCTTTCATCTGACGGGCAAATTTCCCAAAGCTGCCTGTGAAGATCTTCTCGCTATCTGCCCTACGGCGGTGGTCTTAGTGGGAAAAGATGGCTGTTATGTCGGTGAAAAAGGGATCGTCAAGCATTGCCCGACTAATGCCGTATCAATGCTCGATTCCACGGGCGCCGGCGATCTGTTTGCCAGCGGCTTTTTATATGGCTATCTGAAAGGGTATGAAGGAACTCTTTCTGCCCGCATCGGAAATTTCTTAGGAGGAAGCGTCGTCCAGGTCATCGGTGCAGAAATCCCCGATGAGAGATGGCCGGGGATTATTCGCGAGATAAACCGTATTGAATCAGAGGGCCATTCTCTTTTCCGATAA